The segment CCATTGTCATCCAAATTCCAAACGCCCATGCCGACCACGTACAGCGTCTTTTGGTCGGGCGAGAGCGCCATCCCGTTCAAACCGCCCTTCTGAATCACGGTCGTCATTCCTGCCGGGCTGATCATCACCAGCGCGGAGCCCAACGCTTGCGGTCGGGTCCCCAGTTCAAAGATGGTGTTGGAAAAATAGATCGTGCCGTTGGTGTGGCTGATCAGGTCATTGGGCGAATCCAACATCTGACCGCCCGCCATCGTCGCCAGCGCTTTGCCTTGCTTGGTGATAACGTCGTACTCCATCACGGCGCGCGGACCGTGGCAGGCGCCGAGCAAATTACCGTTGGCGCTGACGCCGAGCCCGTTGCAACCGACGTCGTGCAACCAGACCTCGCAAGAACCGCCCAGGGTGTATTTGATGATGTCGCCTGAACTAAAATTGGTGACATTTTTGTCTCCCTGCACGAAGTTTGAGAAGAAAAAGGCGTTCTGGCTGGCAATCCAGGTCGGGCCTTCGTTGTATCCGTAGTTGTACTTGAAGCCGTTGCAAATGTTCGTGGTGGTGCCGGCATTCTGCGGGAGGAACGGCCCAGGGGGACATGTAAATGGCTTGTAAGCAGTGC is part of the Polyangia bacterium genome and harbors:
- a CDS encoding SMP-30/gluconolactonase/LRE family protein, whose product is MKSISPVLVSALALLAGCSNGGGGSTPDSGSGGASAGGSGGTSTGTGGAQGSGGGASGGASGTGGSIAGTGGAIGTGGAADGGTDMTTADSGSDASTAYKPFTCPPGPFLPQNAGTTTNICNGFKYNYGYNEGPTWIASQNAFFFSNFVQGDKNVTNFSSGDIIKYTLGGSCEVWLHDVGCNGLGVSANGNLLGACHGPRAVMEYDVITKQGKALATMAGGQMLDSPNDLISHTNGTIYFSNTIFELGTRPQALGSALVMISPAGMTTVIQKGGLNGMALSPDQKTLYVVGMGVWNLDDNGTPTTKTSQAGPGGDGIGMDCAKNLINTAENYGTNVAFGGPDGKTMIAVGNGASGSPTAAKIIQMTVPGFP